One window of Chryseobacterium indologenes genomic DNA carries:
- the miaA gene encoding tRNA (adenosine(37)-N6)-dimethylallyltransferase MiaA, protein MKKKNLISVVGPTGIGKTRLAIDLAQHFNTEIISCDSRQFFKEMKIGTAAPSEEELAGAPHHFIGNLSVEEYYSIGQYEEDALQKLNELFATHDTVILVGGSMMYEKAVIEGLHDLPEANTENQEKLQAIMEQEGIEKLQEILQELDPEYFSVVDIHNHRRLLRAIDVIWQTDTKYSELIAVSQDSRDFNVIRIGIEAPREELYDRINRRVDMMMENGLLDEVKGLEQFKDLTALNTVGYAELFKYFDGEWDLDFAVSEIKKNSRRYAKRQLTWYRKADDIHYLQLGYSEKDFENLLQWIAEEFEK, encoded by the coding sequence GTGAAAAAGAAAAATTTGATTTCTGTAGTAGGACCCACCGGAATTGGTAAAACGAGACTGGCAATTGATTTGGCTCAACATTTCAATACGGAGATTATTTCCTGTGATTCCCGACAGTTTTTTAAAGAAATGAAAATCGGAACTGCTGCACCTTCTGAAGAGGAACTTGCCGGGGCACCTCATCATTTTATCGGAAATCTTTCAGTTGAAGAATATTATTCTATCGGCCAGTACGAAGAAGATGCGCTTCAAAAACTCAATGAACTTTTTGCAACTCATGACACTGTTATTCTTGTTGGCGGAAGTATGATGTATGAAAAAGCAGTGATAGAAGGTCTGCATGATCTACCCGAAGCCAATACTGAAAATCAGGAAAAACTTCAGGCCATCATGGAGCAGGAGGGGATAGAAAAACTTCAGGAAATTTTACAGGAACTCGATCCCGAATATTTCAGTGTGGTGGATATTCACAATCACAGAAGACTTTTGCGTGCTATAGATGTGATCTGGCAAACGGATACAAAATATTCTGAACTGATTGCTGTTTCTCAGGATTCCAGAGATTTTAATGTGATCAGAATCGGAATAGAAGCGCCAAGAGAAGAACTGTATGACAGAATCAACCGAAGAGTGGATATGATGATGGAAAATGGCTTGCTGGATGAGGTGAAGGGTCTTGAACAATTCAAAGATCTGACGGCTTTGAATACGGTAGGATATGCGGAACTTTTCAAATATTTTGACGGAGAGTGGGATCTTGATTTCGCGGTTTCGGAAATTAAAAAGAATAGCCGCAGATATGCGAAACGCCAGCTGACGTGGTATAGGAAAGCGGATGATATTCACTATTTGCAGTTGGGATATTCTGAAAAGGATTTTGAAAATCTGCTTCAATGGATTGCGGAGGAGTTTGAAAAGTAG
- a CDS encoding YicC family protein, with the protein MILSMTGFGRAEDVFEGKKITIDIKSLNSKSFDLNIKIPLRYKEKEFEIRKILNDRIIRGKVDCYVNIENLEESNDVKINKNLIESYINELKNIASDGPDFEYLKMAVRLPDAISSRPDELTEGEWESLAKIVNNAVDRFEEFRRTEGSILHEELNRNIQNIDKYLGEVIPFEEERIVSVKERYQKSLKEFENVDETRFYQEMAYFTEKLDISEEKVRLTQHLKYYKEVMDNESFNGKKLGFISQEIGREINTLGSKANHAEIQKLVVMMKDDLEKIKEQTLNVL; encoded by the coding sequence ATGATTTTATCAATGACCGGATTCGGTAGAGCCGAAGATGTTTTTGAAGGAAAAAAAATTACAATAGATATTAAATCATTGAACAGCAAGAGCTTTGATTTGAATATTAAAATTCCTTTACGTTATAAAGAAAAAGAATTTGAAATCAGAAAAATTCTTAACGATAGAATTATCCGTGGAAAAGTAGACTGCTACGTTAATATTGAGAACCTTGAAGAGTCCAATGATGTAAAAATTAATAAAAATTTAATTGAATCTTACATCAATGAGCTTAAAAACATAGCTTCTGACGGTCCCGATTTCGAATACCTTAAAATGGCGGTAAGACTTCCTGATGCCATCTCATCAAGACCTGATGAGCTTACAGAAGGTGAATGGGAATCACTGGCAAAAATTGTCAATAATGCCGTAGACAGATTTGAAGAATTCAGAAGAACCGAAGGCAGCATTCTACATGAAGAATTAAACAGGAATATCCAGAATATTGACAAATATCTTGGAGAAGTAATTCCTTTTGAGGAAGAAAGAATTGTAAGCGTGAAAGAGCGTTATCAGAAATCTTTGAAAGAATTTGAAAATGTTGATGAAACGCGTTTCTACCAGGAAATGGCCTATTTCACGGAGAAGCTTGATATCTCTGAAGAAAAGGTAAGGCTTACCCAGCACCTGAAATATTACAAAGAAGTAATGGACAATGAATCTTTCAACGGAAAAAAACTGGGCTTTATTTCCCAGGAAATCGGAAGAGAGATCAATACATTAGGATCTAAAGCCAATCATGCAGAAATCCAGAAACTGGTAGTAATGATGAAGGATGACCTGGAAAAAATTAAAGAACAGACGTTAAACGTATTGTAA
- the gmk gene encoding guanylate kinase, with amino-acid sequence MDKVIIFSAPSGSGKTTLVKHSLETFPELSFSVSCTTRQPRGSEVHQVDYHFLTPDEFRKKISEDAFVEYEEVYTDKYYGTLKSEVEKIWNQGKVVIFDVDVKGGISLKKYFGEKALSIFIEPPSIEELERRLISRNTDDAETIKTRVAKAEEEMSYAGEFDKIVINTDLDVAKKEIESLIKSFISN; translated from the coding sequence ATGGATAAAGTAATTATATTTTCAGCGCCATCAGGGAGCGGAAAAACTACATTAGTAAAGCATTCACTGGAAACATTTCCGGAACTGAGTTTCTCAGTCTCATGTACAACGAGACAGCCGAGAGGAAGTGAAGTTCATCAGGTAGATTATCATTTTCTGACGCCGGATGAATTCAGAAAGAAAATCTCTGAAGATGCTTTTGTAGAATATGAAGAAGTATATACTGATAAATATTACGGTACTTTAAAATCTGAAGTAGAAAAAATCTGGAATCAGGGAAAAGTTGTTATTTTTGATGTAGATGTAAAAGGAGGTATTTCGTTAAAAAAATATTTTGGTGAAAAAGCCCTGTCTATTTTTATAGAACCGCCTTCCATTGAAGAATTGGAACGAAGATTGATTTCCAGAAATACAGATGATGCAGAAACCATAAAAACCCGTGTAGCGAAGGCAGAAGAAGAAATGTCCTACGCCGGCGAGTTTGATAAGATCGTGATTAATACCGATCTTGATGTAGCTAAAAAAGAAATAGAAAGTTTAATAAAAAGTTTTATCAGTAATTAA
- the nadA gene encoding quinolinate synthase NadA, whose protein sequence is MSTETLEKAKSAIPVRGFLDIKDIAIPQGEELVKAILKLKEEKNAVILAHYYQPGEIQDIADFLGDSLQLARQAKETNADMIVFCGVHFMAEAAKILNPTKKVVLPDTMAGCSLADGCSGEGLRKMREQHPNALIATYINCNAETKAESDIIVTSSNAETVIEALPKDRPIIFAPDKNLGRYLSKKTGRDMILWDGSCIVHEAFSMERIAQQLADNPDAKLIAHPESEEAVLKLAHFIGSTSALLNYVEKDDCQKFIIATEEGILHEMRKRAPHKELIPALVFDESCNCSECFYMKRNTMEKLYLCMKYELPEILIDEELRLRALKPIEAMLDLSKSIK, encoded by the coding sequence ATGAGTACCGAAACATTAGAAAAAGCTAAATCTGCAATTCCTGTCAGAGGATTTCTGGATATTAAAGATATTGCTATTCCTCAGGGAGAAGAATTGGTAAAAGCCATTCTTAAACTTAAAGAGGAGAAAAATGCTGTTATTCTTGCCCATTACTACCAGCCGGGAGAGATTCAGGATATCGCTGATTTCCTTGGAGATTCTTTACAGTTGGCAAGACAGGCAAAAGAAACGAATGCAGACATGATTGTATTCTGCGGTGTACATTTCATGGCAGAAGCTGCTAAAATTCTGAACCCAACTAAAAAAGTAGTTCTTCCTGATACGATGGCCGGATGCTCTCTGGCTGACGGTTGTTCTGGAGAAGGATTAAGAAAAATGCGTGAACAGCACCCGAATGCTTTAATTGCAACTTACATCAACTGTAACGCAGAAACTAAGGCAGAAAGTGATATCATCGTAACCAGTTCAAATGCTGAAACTGTAATTGAAGCACTTCCGAAAGACAGACCGATCATATTCGCACCGGACAAAAACCTGGGAAGATATTTATCTAAGAAAACAGGGCGTGACATGATCCTTTGGGATGGAAGCTGCATCGTACACGAAGCATTTTCAATGGAAAGAATTGCCCAGCAGCTGGCAGACAATCCGGATGCCAAGCTGATTGCTCACCCTGAAAGTGAAGAAGCTGTTTTAAAACTGGCTCACTTTATTGGTTCTACTTCTGCTCTATTGAATTATGTAGAAAAAGATGACTGTCAGAAATTCATTATTGCAACAGAAGAAGGAATTCTTCACGAAATGAGAAAACGTGCTCCTCACAAAGAACTTATTCCTGCATTGGTTTTTGATGAAAGCTGTAACTGCTCAGAATGTTTCTATATGAAACGTAATACAATGGAAAAATTGTATTTATGTATGAAGTATGAGCTTCCTGAAATTCTTATCGATGAAGAATTAAGATTAAGAGCATTAAAGCCTATTGAGGCAATGCTTGACCTTTCAAAAAGCATAAAATAA
- a CDS encoding bacteriocin-like protein — translation MKNLKKLDRKSLKNVNGGGTICNLNCEIHETCGAGCNGELICVPRGMYIPDNC, via the coding sequence ATGAAAAATCTAAAAAAATTAGACAGAAAAAGTCTTAAAAATGTAAACGGAGGAGGTACCATATGTAACTTAAACTGCGAAATACATGAAACCTGCGGAGCGGGATGTAATGGCGAATTGATCTGCGTACCCAGAGGAATGTATATTCCGGATAACTGTTAA
- a CDS encoding bacteriocin-like protein, with amino-acid sequence MKNLKKLNRKELQILQGAGPATCTGCPKNTTYGNNPGDAPCEAFQMLPDRCKMCVIVDMSCMSGGVS; translated from the coding sequence ATGAAAAATCTAAAGAAATTAAACAGAAAAGAACTCCAAATACTGCAAGGAGCAGGTCCTGCCACATGTACAGGATGTCCTAAGAATACGACTTACGGAAATAATCCTGGCGATGCTCCCTGCGAGGCTTTTCAAATGCTTCCTGACCGTTGTAAAATGTGCGTGATTGTTGATATGTCATGTATGAGTGGAGGAGTGTCATAA